AGGACCGAGAGCAGCGACGTCGGAGGGAATCGGGAGCGGCGACCGGGAGCGGCTCGATTCGGCTTTCTACGGTGGGGTGAGGGGTTGGGCTCGGTGGCAAACTCATTGTAATAAGTGCAAAAAATAGGGGCAATGGGCTATACCCCTTGGCTTCTAAGTGAGCTTCCGCGGGAAGCTGCTCACTCCCCGGCTTTTTTCCATTGCAATGGAAACTCCGATGGAAATAAGTTAAGCTAGCTTATACAAATCGAGTTCTTTTGGGCTTTTCGCTTATTTTGACAATAAGCTGGAAAAGAATTGGCCCTAAAGCCCACGCGTTCCTTCCCTTAAACGCACGAtcccttaggttctcgttcacttggtcgcggGTTACCATGTCCGACTCGGCTAGTCGGTAGCGATCCCTAGCAAGacgtgccgactccaagtgtccgatgaagctggttaggcgaacctgtacttcatacttttgttccctttgccacacgatatacgttgtcgtgctcaaggcgatatggtcatccttgttgccgcacgacctctttctcgttccggtGAATCTAACCAACATTcgaattatctcataatcctcatcgcatggccatgcttatctagGTTAGATCACCCAAGGGGcctagagtatatctctcctgatcggaGGGCAAATCCCATCTTACTCGACCACGTCTCATAGCATGGGTCTGGACAGGCCCAAAatatacctttgtaactacccagtcacagattagcgtttggtcggcccaaagcaagttTGTCACCATCCTGAGTGCATGCGCCAGcttaggtcttaggacatagaacgtgtgttgtactagagactcacaaatGATCTATCgttgcgtctcatagttgggactgtccaactcagaccttgtCTTGACTCGGATCCGACTACGTTGAATCTGACCAGATCTTCCCGAATCCATATTATTCAGCTagtatccaatgctacatggtgagtgagaccggaccatccaccgtatcatatgctagtctagttggttgcgcgtccactcaactctttcgactagggaccatttaggacattcatcatacaatgtatagtctcacaaataagtcacatacttgttaatacacattattgataatgtccaagaactatctttattcataaacacataggaaatatcatcttgcatgatttcctctagggcatatctccaacattcCACCGCATCAGGTTAATGACCACACAAGGCCTCATGCTGTCCAAATCGCATCACGAACGGAGCCCCGCTGCTGCCACAGGTTGCGGGGCCAGCCGGGGAGAGCTGGTCACCGTCGGCGGCGACGTCGGCAAGGATTGGGCGCAGAGGATGCCCCGAATAAAGGGGATCGGCTCGCTCACATGTCGCCCACGTGGACGATGCGGGAACAATTATCTATTTCCCAAGTAATGCCTCCTACATGTATATGTgttatttttaaattatttttccttTGAATCTTTAGTCAATCTAAACATTTTTGTCAAAGTGAGCCTTTTCAACGCTAAACTTGGAAATATCAACACCACATATATTGGCGTTAAAAAAATTGTAGCTTTTTCATGAAGAGAAATTAGTTTATAATGTCGATGCATGTTATATCGTTGCGCAATTGTAGCTCCACACCATGGGGTATTGGTGTTGAACCCAACGCATACCCAGTATTCATTGAACTATTCCATTTCAGTGATATACTCTCCGATGTTAACCCTTCGAATACATTTTGCCCATGAAAATGCTACGTTTTTTCGGCACCAATATATGTGATCAAATTGAATGGTGAAGAGACTGATGTTGATCAAAAGACGTATACATGGTTTAAGATTTAAAGGAAGCGTATTTTTCGGTGAACTTTCAGGAAAGGGGGGAAAATGCCCACTCGCTCGATCTTCCGGTTATTGTTTCTAGGAGCAACATGAACTTAGAGTTTCTACCGGCCGGAAATAATATGCGGTGGTTTAGTTCAATGTATTTAGAGCAATGCTAGATGCACTGACTGTTTTTGCAGGATCAACACACTAACTTACATTATTGGTTTTTATTGGGTAGAAATAAAGTGAAGGGCCCATCCCCGCTGAAATTCGGAGGAAGAAAGAAGATTGGTTTGCAAAACACGAACATCTTACACAGTCTCACGGGCTGTTTCAAAATTAATCTTCTTTTCGCCTCCGAACTTCAGCAGATTGGGCCCTTCACTTTATTTCCATCCAACAAATATCATTCATGTAAGCTAATCCTTTGATCCTCTAAAACAGCTCGTGGGTGTAGCATTGCTCTAAGCAATATGAGAAAGACAATAGTGACAGATTTAATTTTACGAAATTTAATATTTTTTTTGCGAATGTTTAAAATCTAGTTGTTATCTGTTCAAGAAGTAGGAAATTGTAAATTTAGTCACATGTGtctattgctatttatccaagAAAAGGAGTACATCATTTTAGTACCATTTTTTCATTGTTTGAATTCTTCTTAAAATTAATAGAATGATTATTCCAAAGAGGAAAAAAGATACCACTTCCCTCCAAAACAGCAAAAATAAATAAGGGGATAAGCCAAGCCTCACCGGCTCAGCCCCCTTCCTTTCCCAGCCTCATCCAAAACCCGGAACTCAGAGAGCGCAGCAACCGTCAGAGCCGACTAGTCGAAGGCCACAGCCATGGCCGCCCCTACCGGCACTTCCATGTTGAGCGCCCTGCTCCAGCTTCCCCTGGCTCCGTTCTCGGGGAAGAGCTCCGCGCCTTCGGCGGTCCACATGACCGCCCGCCGCACGCCGACGCCTGTGCTGGCCGCTAAGGGCTACAACGTGCAGATCGTGGTGGACGAGAACGAGGGGGAGGACTCCATCTTCCGGCGCTTCCGGCGGGAGGTGATGAAGGCCGGCCTGCTCCAGGAGATCAAGCGCCGCCGCCGGCACGAGAACACCAAGGACAAGAAGATTCGCAAGGCCCGCGAGGCCGGCCGCCGCAACCGCCGCAGGTAAACCTCGCTACACTTCGCGCTGCCTTTCCTCGATGCTATAGGAAGACTTGAGAATCTGAGACGTCTTAGCCCAGTCTCATGTCCGACGGTGGAAGGGGCCATTTCTTGGATGTTGGAAGTGGAGCAGAAATGTGACACGAACTCTGCAGGATTTGATTGATTTAAAATTTCATGGTGTTACAATGAAGGGTTGCTGATGCCAAATAAGTGCAGCACGAACTTGAAATCGTACAAATGTGGTAGAAATTTGCAGAAATAAGGTAGCAAAGTCGATTGCGCCGCTGCCTGCGGTGGTGGTAGGAGCACATTTTTGTTAGTGGATATCGTTGGGAAACCAGTACCATGAAATGAAAATTCAGTTTGAATGATCTGTGTTGATACTGCAATCTTCAGTTTTCTGACAGAGCATTATCGCTCACAAATGTTCCTTATCGCAAAGACCAAACTTCCTTGACATGCGAAACTTTCTTTTACTAAAGTTTATATGCGCATGCCATTTTTTTCTTCTTGCAGGCGTATGATGGATGATCGTAGGTTCCCAGAAGACGAGGGAGACTCAGAGGCTGTGAGAACCCGCCGCGATGAGGACAACGACAACTGGGAGGTTAGCGGTATTCTGTGAATGGAATGATGACGAAATTCATAACAACTGTAGAtgcacaactatggcaattcgagACCTTTTCTTTTGCCTGCATGGCACAAACTATATGAGTCACCAGTCGctctttccacttcaattgtactATTTAATTTTACCAAATGTTAGCTAATGCAATCAACATTCCGGATACTTCTGTTCTATTTTTTACTTACTTTTCTAGATTTGTTACGTTTTGTGAATGCAAAGCATATATTTATCAAAATCTTTCAAATTGATGAGTAAGGGCCTTTTTTTATCCAAGAACTTTCGTAATTGCAGTTCATATGATTTTTTTCCCATGAAGGCCCTTTGCATCAAAGCAGAGTGAACATCTTTCTTATCAATTGGTTTTTTACACCTCAATTTCA
This genomic stretch from Hordeum vulgare subsp. vulgare chromosome 6H, MorexV3_pseudomolecules_assembly, whole genome shotgun sequence harbors:
- the LOC123403808 gene encoding 30S ribosomal protein S21, chloroplastic-like: MAAPTGTSMLSALLQLPLAPFSGKSSAPSAVHMTARRTPTPVLAAKGYNVQIVVDENEGEDSIFRRFRREVMKAGLLQEIKRRRRHENTKDKKIRKAREAGRRNRRRRMMDDRRFPEDEGDSEAVRTRRDEDNDNWEVSGIL